ATTACAATATAAAACACATCCAAACTCAATTATTCAAGTATTACTGTATGTTTTCTTATATGAAGGTCTTCAAGGAGTGAGGAGTTGCCCTACCTACATCAATATTCAATATATAATTCCATAGGGGAAGAAGCCCGATAGAATGGTTTAATTTAGGTGCAATTTTTCTGATGTGGCTTCAAGTGAAGGCAACCAGACCACTGGCAATGAAGCCTTATGGAAAAACGCTCATTGCCCCACTCAGTGTCACACtgctttttgttcagttttcttctttactaGCGCTTTTCCTCCTACCCTTACAGCAATGCTAATCAGATCAGCCCAGTACTGCTTGTGTTATTAAGAAGCCATTTACCTTTTGTGTGAAGGAGGAACTGTAGTATTAGCACAGAGCACTGAACTCCTGTTCACTAAAAAGAGTAAGAACATTCTTGGCACATTtgaaattagaaaaatctgtagcaacatggaaaaaaaggaaaaacttgctTAAGAGTCTCTACTCATTTTTTTATAGCAAGAAAACTTTTGTCAGGGTTTATTATAAAGGAACAGCATAAGGAAACCAAATAAATAGTTGAATAGTTAACAGTATGCAATATAATAGTACTAAACGTcaattacataaaaattaaactttggAACAGCATCAATACGAAACATTTCTTAGAAAACTAGGACTCAGTCCAAGATCCTCAGACCTGCACATTGCAAAAACCAGTCGGTTTTGATGCCCAGTtggtcccagctctgtcctccGAGGGACCGTGTCCACTGAGAACTATGACCCCTCCATACAGCTCCCTAATCCCTCTCTGCCCCATCATACACATGCTGTTTTTCCAAGTGTCTAAGGGAGAGTGATTGGGAAGCACGAGGTATGAGTTGTGCTTCATTGTTTCAGAGGAAGTGGTATCTTCTTCCTCATTTGATAGCTATATTGAACAAGGTTATGCAATTCAGCCTAAGgatgcttctttcttccttaaagcagcagtaagaggaacagaaagaacGCAGCAATGACCTCATGCTCCCAGTAAAACCCCAGCTGGGTTCTGGGGCAAGTGGAATCGAGGGCTGATTTATCATTAGCTGGACAAACTGATCTAACATGGtgaagtcagtggagagaaCTTCAGTAACTTCAGTAGAGCTACATCAGACcctctgtcattttttttccactcaccAACACTCTGCAGTCACACTGAGCTGGATTCTATTAGCACATCTCGCCCAGcacaggaggggaagggagagatcTCTGCTGGCTCTCAAGAGTGAGTGACTTAAGCAAATTCATCACCCTCTGGAGCAGGATTTTACTGTGCTCCCAAATAAAGAAGTATCACCACTGTGATCTGGAATCATTTCCCAATACAGATTTCTTTACCTGTGGGACATGTGCATCTCTTCCTAGAGAAGTGCAGCTCACTGTTTGGCTATATGCCAGATGGGCCTAGATCTTTGACTTGAtgtaaacaaagaaatatataCACAGTATAACTTTCAAATCTGTATGTCAAACCAGTTGATCAAATTCTTCTCTCATACAATTTGTAGATCAGTAGATagttccactgaagtcaggagTGCTAAAAGGTGTTTGAGGAAAACCCGGCAttatatatttgcattaaatGCCAAAACATATCCTAAAATACTCCTCTTAACATCTGTCACTGAAACACTTCCAATGTCAACTTCTCCAGAACACTGGAACAATTAACAAAAACTGCCATCAAGcaacaaaaacacagaaataaaaattacaaacaaaaataagctttttatcTTTGTTAAATTCCTATCAGCCACTTGAAATCTTGTTTATCTGTTccacaaaattaaaaccttgGCACACTTTCCTTGGATGCCATTTAtcaatgtttccttttatctAGAACATTTATTGCATATCAGAAATTCACTTGGCTAGGATATTTTTGTTTAGTAGAAAACACTGCCTTCCAGTTATAGCTATGAAGCTCCACACAGTTCAGTAAATGAATTCTCCTGGTATTTCTTGCAGTAATGGTTCCTCAAATTTAAATCGTTTGGAAATGGCTTTCTGCtcagttactttttctttttctgactgcCTACATTGTCCCAGTGTATATGAAGCCACCACAATTAGTTCTTCTGTCACTATTGattcttcctcttcagtcttCTCAGCATctactgatttttcagaggCAGAATCTGCATCTTTCTGGGTGACATCACTGGTCTCCCCTCCTGTACTCTTATTCCAGGCCCTGCAAGCAGGATTATCGCTTTGTTCTAACCATGGATGTTGAAGACATTCTTCAGCAGTTGCCCGGtccctgcagaggaaggaaagtgttaaaataaatgtccaAATGAATTTGAAATTCAGTATCTTGCAGAAGAGATCCATACAAATTATTCCAAGGATATGACTCTATTAAAGACAGACTGatagaacttaaaaaaaaagtgctgatgGCAGCTACCTTTTACCAAAAAAGACCAACAGCAGCCCAAGGAGATGAAccagtaacatttaaaataaacgATTTCATGGGTCCTTAAATATCACAGTCTACGCTCCCATGTTGCCAACGAACTTTCAAAGTTtatacagtttttttttttatatatataggaAAATTATCCAATCCTTACATTCTTAAAGTATTCCCACAGACAAGCAGTAGACAATTTCAATAGTTGACATGCCCTATGAAGAACTGGTGAAGTTCCACAGAAAACACCTCTTATTTTGAGACCTGGAATTTCCAATTTGCTGCCCATTGAGAAAAGCATActaatgaagcagaaaagagtAAGGTACTCTACCAACTCATCAAGAGTAAAAGGCTCAAAGCACAGTTCATTTAAAAGACATCAGCAAGGCACCTGTAAAGAAAGTCAGTATACTGTACCACATGCTACAATTCATGAAATGGATTTGAGTTTGAATTACTAACACTTGGACACATTCAGAATATGCAAGTTTGGAGGGAAATGGagaacttctgttttcatataCATGAAAAGTAATAGCACAATGAAATATGAATAATCAAAGTTCccttacactttaaaaatgaaagtgccAGCACTtgctacatttaaaatgaatccAGTAAGACATACTAGCATATACAATTGTGTATTTTACTTACTCGGGTTTCTTAACCAGCAGAGTTTTGATGAAATCCACGGCAGACTCTGATATGAGGTCAAAGTCTTCTCCAGAGTAACTTACGTTCATTTGAGATATATTTAAGAACGTTTCTTGTTTATCATCCCCTAAGAAAGGTGATATCCCTGTTAGCATAACATATGCCAGTACTCCAATGCTcctaaattaaaagtaaaaaacagaaaagcagttttttagggttttttttttttaaaaaaaaccttttcagtaAGGTAAGTTACGATGACCATTAATTTGTTCAAACTTACCACATGTCGGTTGCTGTACTGATTGGGTCATAACTCAGAATTTCAGGAGCTAttcagagggggaaaaaaaacccaagttcTATTTTTTGTCATATGCAGACATTACATTGTAGTTATATAGCGCAATAATGGGTAAAATGGGTAATGAGGTAAAATTTAATATAAGCCCTTTGAACCATGACAATCTTTTGAAGTAGAGATATTTCTATTCAAGTTAAGTTATTACTATCACTCATTGGTTTTACGtaaaacaaattgttttccttttcttgtcaTCTTCAGAAGCCAGGCCAGTCTCCTTCCCAATTAAGGAAGCTGTATACAAATTTCttatggaaaaaatgagaaataccCAACATTCCATATTCCAGCACTGAAGCCCATATCCATAACGATATACTATACAactgaaagatattttcaagTACATTTTCAAGGCCTggaataatttgcttttaaaaaaaatgaaatggataCAAACCTCCACAAGCTACAACGTTATATTCAGAGACTGAATATGTCATTCTGAACTTTTAATCCAAGTAATACTTGTTATCACTGCTGGTAAGAATCATCTACAGTGCGTACTCATCTTCAACACAAGCACACAATTATCACTCATTAGACTGGCAAAGGTTACCAGTTCTAGCTTTTACAGCAGTACCACATTCAAGTAATAACCTGATCTTTCAACACAGTAACTACACAGCCAACCTGGCATTCACCAAACTGAGGTAGTTTCTCTTTTCACTCCCCCAAAGCCTGGATAGTTCTCTCTTCAGGGCTACATCACTCATATAGTAACAACTTACCTACATACTCTGGAGTTCCCATAATTTCTCTTAGTTCCTCACTGCTCTTCATTATTCTGGAAAGGCCAAAATCTACAATCTTAATGTCTCCCAGAGGGGACTTCCTGGTTAGTAGAATATTTTGgggctgaaaagcaaaagaaggagaCTTTCAGGATCACCCAAATCTAATGTCTATGACATCATACTATTGCATAATTATTTTAGATCATGAGTAGCAATGATGCATTCCATTACAAGTACGATACCCAGGATcattcccccttccccccccccaggtgaACTTGAAGAGACACATAGGCTAGAAGGAGTGGCAGGATTTTCTGTTTACAACTGAGAATCAAACATCTACATTTATTAGCTtagaacacagagaaaagacaTGCCAGTAGCTATCATTTAACAATAGCAAATAAATACCTCCACATTTGTACCTTTAGTCCTTCATATCACCTTTTTAACTCCCCTGCCCTCCTTGCCACCTTCTAATAGATGGTGTAAAATACCTCCTGTTGAAGGGTGTCCAAAAACACcctatcatttaaaaaaacctgaacacaTAAAACTATTTTGACTACACCTGTTTAAAGAAAGTCTGTTGCAACCGACCTCAATCTTGTTCAAAGTACAAACAATTGTATTGCAGAACACTAActgaagaacagtttaaaaaaatacagcagcctgaaaaacaggtttttaagAGCATCACCTTTGGATAAACTTGTTTGCTCTGACGTCACTAGATCTTGGCTGTCATCCTTCAAAGCAACTTTGTGGTCATTAAGAAGTTCCTTACTATCTATTTTAAATGCTAgctcaggtaaaaaaaaaatctgaaaactaaCTTTAGACAACAggacttagatttttttttttgcaactgaagttgccaaaaaaaaaaaaaaaaggtgtgaccctccctgctcccaggccaATGGTCACATTGGGTTCTATCATTAACTTCTCTGAATGGTAACACTGACAGTTGACACTACATTCATGCCTCTGGTGAGCCCAAGTTCCATGAAAATGATGAAGCCTTTATTTATTGAGAACCTGGATTATCTTGCATCGGGGTGGTTGAAAAGGAAGGAGGGCAAAGAGTAAGAACACCAAAGCAACACTGACTGATAATCCAACTGGATCAACACCAATGTTTATACTTTTTCCCTAATCACCAAGCCATTCTCTCTTCATCCCCTAGTCAGTCATGAAGGCATGCTTTCACATGAACAGCCTCGCTTttgaacacagaaataaaactgtgcaagaacattttaaaaaccttggGCCAGTTCTCCTTGCTGCAAGACCTAAATATAGTCAAGTTCTTTCATTCCTGCAAAGTTAAACCATGGTTATTTCAAACTAGCTCCATGATGTTGTCaatctattttctgtttgtaaatcTATGCATTAAgaacagctttttgttttttgcttaCCAACTGGGATCTGGTGGCCATACAAAGGCTTTTGGAGCTGCACATTACCATATGCTTTATAGTTGACATTTgttattctgtatttgtattagaaaagcaaacatcCAGAAACACTGACCATGCCTCTCAGATGTTCTTCCCAGTGGGAAATTTAGTTACTTTCTGAAGAGGCAAATAGAAAGCatgagaaaagcatttgttttctatatttaaacACGGAAaagtttttaatggaaacatttcatGAAATCCTTAAGCTCTGTATTATAATATTTTAGTAGATAATGCAGTTGCCAGAAgaagtttgtcttttttaaaaacaatcttaTTACTCAAAACACACCTATGCAGAAAAAACCTGCCTACAGTATGAATTGAGTCATAACCCTAAGGCAATTCATACTGAAATATCAGTcgttattttcttcttttaaggaATTATTATGGGGTTCAAGTGAAGTGATAGCCTAAACACCAGCAGGAAACCTTAAAGAAGCTGTAGCTTTGAACTTACCATAGTTTTCAGCTCGACACAAttaaagctttaagaaaaggaagatgatcTTCCTGCATCtgtaaagctgtttttcttttgtttttccactgctgTAATACATCTAGGTTTGCCTAATGCTGATTAGCCCACAAAGGCAAGACAGATGCAGGCCAGAGGCTCTGCACTTTATTTCCCAAAATAAGCAATGCAAGCCccataaattaagaaataaggCTACAATCAAAATAGGTCCTGTAGAACCTGGACACTCTATACCCACCTATTAACAAACAGCTTTGCTTTAATTGCTATAAAGGTTTGAACTCCAgattaaactgttcttttgccttgaaaaattgatattttaatttttaactcttttcttAGTTTCCTGGATGTTCCTTCAGACAAGGAATTCTACGCTTCTATTAATACTCCACTTCTGTGTAAAAAACATTCAACCCAGAAAATTAATCTGTAATGTTTTTGTAACAGGCTACTTCTTTCGTAATTGCATTAGTTTACTTTCTGAATATTGGTGTAAAATGACACCCAAACCAATTTCAAATAATGATTTTGCTAGTTGTCCTCACTGTACACAACATCTTGAAAAcaatacagaagaaagaagggaaaagttgTCTGTTGGATAACCAGAGTAATATATATTATACGAGAGTGCTGCTTGGAGCAGTCATTCTCCCAGACCCCAGGGCTGTGTAAGGCTCTTTACCTCTCTCTGCTGTAGACAAGAGGCAGCTAGTCCTTCCTCAACCCCCACAcctttttaaattctcttcCATTCCCAACTACTTTAAGTTTTTACCAAACACCAATTCAAGATCAAGtcaaacagcaaatgaaaacacagagaaaggagTCTTCCCTTACTCTGCAGCTTTTATGCACCATTAAGAGGAGATGAAAGACTCATGACTACCATCTATGCACACCCTGCAAATTAAATAGCATCAACACAATACTGTCAAGTGATACTTAATTTGCACTCAGTAGCATTATATTTGCTCTTTCTCCAAGTCAAAACTGGATTACATGATTGTATTTTGCTACTAAAAACAAGCCATATTTCATCTTTCAGCAGAACCATGCCTTTGGAAAGAAATGATCAGGTGGCAACCCAGCTAAGCCACATCAAAATaccccatttttttctgcagtgtttagTCTCATAGGAAAAATCTTGCATCTATTAAGGAGGCAGACAGAAGCTAAAGCAAGCTAGCTGTCAGTGCCATAGATCTGGTTGATTAGATTTATACTATAAAACTACAACAACAAGCTGTTGACAATCACATACTGACAaccattttgatttaaattctTCTGGGCATAGAGCCTGACTTTTTTTGAAGGTGCAACATATGGAAAATTAGATGGACCTTTTCAAAGGTATTTGTACCAGACAAATTAAAGGGAAAGCTTTAGAGACCCAAAGGTGAAACTAATAgcacaaggaaaacattttagcaATAATTTGTCAACTTTTGGTACTGGCAAACACCTTGCTTAACAGCAGTATACTTTGCACAAGTCTTCCAAATGTCACCCCGCAAAACCAAGTATTTAGTAAATTCCGTGGTGCTGTAAGCCACCAGGTAAAGCAGCATGAGCCATACTGTACAACAGACAATGGTTTGAGGCCAGTAGGTTAATAAACATGCAGTCAAATTCAGCACCCAACCTCAATTTTTGAGTTCCTTGAAAAATGggcctttttttaaagccttgcAAGGCACGTGGGTCAATCAATCTTCACAAGTCATGGTTTTTAATCCTGCAgtttccatcatctttgtttGCCAATATTCTGAAGACTTCCCTAAAccttattttgcaaaaagacCAATAGTCTTGTATATCATGAAAGTAAATCACACCACAATTAGGACTCCTATTAAGACCTACTTTTCAAAAAACACATTGCACACCACAGTAACATATAAACATATTAAACTCAAACATTAGACAATTTGCTCTGTTAATTAACTTTTATAAGCTAGCAAAGCAATGCTGGATCTTTCAATGAGAACTGGATATGCTCAATTTTATAACAAAAGTTTTCTGATCAGTT
Above is a genomic segment from Ciconia boyciana chromosome 2, ASM3463844v1, whole genome shotgun sequence containing:
- the STK17A gene encoding serine/threonine-protein kinase 17A — its product is MSPEEKPPPSLSRDDRPPPTPPQPATGRGRRRGGFLTEIRTPIRTEPFQERYSLSPGRELGRGKFAVVKKCIQKDTEREFAAKFMRKRRKGQDCRMEIIHEIAVLELAQCNLWVINLHEVYETATEMILVLEYAAGGEIFDQCVAEREEAFKEKDVKRLMKQILEGVSFLHRNNVVHLDLKPQNILLTRKSPLGDIKIVDFGLSRIMKSSEELREIMGTPEYVAPEILSYDPISTATDMWSIGVLAYVMLTGISPFLGDDKQETFLNISQMNVSYSGEDFDLISESAVDFIKTLLVKKPEDRATAEECLQHPWLEQSDNPACRAWNKSTGGETSDVTQKDADSASEKSVDAEKTEEEESIVTEELIVVASYTLGQCRQSEKEKVTEQKAISKRFKFEEPLLQEIPGEFIY